Proteins encoded in a region of the Triticum dicoccoides isolate Atlit2015 ecotype Zavitan chromosome 3A, WEW_v2.0, whole genome shotgun sequence genome:
- the LOC119267282 gene encoding uncharacterized protein LOC119267282, with amino-acid sequence MSVKYELAGHFPPHFKCLDDDISLLDATTIDVSSVVQYLPYHVALMPLAANEYLTEKLHKAIESVRIPANEFRDYISVFESVPASNVDWRDDYTESNSQDELLKAVYKHDRRAIQQIFDKSIGPVQEDTSNTEVQITSATVLQENTRFAELQESTRQDSSSSTGVRSSAVTEKTKFKRNKKGKLAFKRHLDVHLHSHLAAKAGTRPLSGMFQAEAYSSKNNDVLGEIFTDLFSGPSMKMKKFLRPIMAHYRHLRDMDDE; translated from the exons ATGTCTGTGAAGTATGAACTTGCCGGACACTTCCCTCCGCACTTCAAATGCCTGGATGACGATATATCTCTCTTGGACGCTACCACCATTGATGTGAGCTCAGTGGTGCAGTATCTCCCTTATCACGTTGCACTCATGCCACTTGCGGCAAACGAGTATCTTACTGAGAAGCTGCACAAGGCTATAGAAAGTGTCCGGATTCCAGCCAACGAATTCCGTGATTATATCTCCGTGTTTGAGTCAGTGCCGGCTAGTAATGTTGATTGGAGGGACGACTACACCGAGTCAAATTCACAGGATGAGTTGCTAAAGGCAGTCTATAAGCACGATCGCAGAGCTATCCAACAGATTTTCGACAAGAGCATTGGTCCGGTTCAGGAGGACACGAGCAACACTGAGGTGCAGATCACAAGCGCCACTGTGCTCCAGGAGAACACGAGGTTCGCTGAGCTCCAAGAGAGCACAAGGCAGGACAGCTCAAGCTCCACGGGGGTAAGGTCTAGTGCAGTGACTGAGAAAACTAAGTTCAAGCGAAACAAGAAAGGAAAGCTAGCCTTCAAACGCCATTTGGATGTGCATTTGCACAGCCACTTGGCTGCTAAAGCTGGTACAAGGCCGCTAAGTGGCATGTTTCAGGCGGAGGCGTACTCATCAAAAAACAACGATGTTCTTGGAGAGATATTCACTGATCTGTTCAGTGGTCCGTCAATGAAGATGAAGAAATT CCTTCGGCCGATCATGGCACACTACCGTCACTTGAGAGATATGGATGATGAGTGA
- the LOC119271277 gene encoding transcription factor bHLH81-like isoform X1 yields MISPNSTKSGTTHVLSCYGATRGSRTLSHTEMGMAMPVLMPSAVGESITVNNGSSDLSRSFSMSSSGDTNSNIMFFTPGSKKAKVLIDSDDGMVTSLSKIESQVGQASHFGMSTTSLDMSGMDDYLQLQQYFIAYTVCTKRGCATHPRSIAERIRKKSKE; encoded by the exons ATGATTTCTCCCAATTCAACAAAGTCAGGTACTACTCATGTTCTTTCATG CTATGGAGCTACTCGAGGCAGCAGAACATTATCCCACACGGAGATGGGGATGGCCATGCCCGTGCTGATGCCGTCGGCCGTCGGTGAGAGCATCACCGTCAACAACGGCTCCAGCGACCTCTCCAGGAGCTTCTCCATGAGCTCCTCGGGTGACACCAACTCCAACATCATGTTCTTCACGCCCGGAAGCAAAAAAGCGAAGGTGCTCATCGACAGCGACGATGGCATGGTCACCAGCCTCAGCAAAATCGAATCCCAAGTAGGACAAGCTTCACAT TTTGGCATGTCAACCACGTCTTTAGACATGTCCGGCATGGACGACTATCTGCAGCTGCAGCAATACTTCATCGCCTACACAGTCTGCACCAAGCGTGGCTGCGCCACTCACCCACGAAGCATCGCTGAGAGGATTA gaaagaagagcaaggaatag
- the LOC119271277 gene encoding transcription factor bHLH81-like isoform X2, which produces MISPNSTKSGTTHVLSCYGATRGSRTLSHTEMGMAMPVLMPSAVGESITVNNGSSDLSRSFSMSSSGDTNSNIMFFTPGSKKAKVLIDSDDGMVTSLSKIESQFGMSTTSLDMSGMDDYLQLQQYFIAYTVCTKRGCATHPRSIAERIRKKSKE; this is translated from the exons ATGATTTCTCCCAATTCAACAAAGTCAGGTACTACTCATGTTCTTTCATG CTATGGAGCTACTCGAGGCAGCAGAACATTATCCCACACGGAGATGGGGATGGCCATGCCCGTGCTGATGCCGTCGGCCGTCGGTGAGAGCATCACCGTCAACAACGGCTCCAGCGACCTCTCCAGGAGCTTCTCCATGAGCTCCTCGGGTGACACCAACTCCAACATCATGTTCTTCACGCCCGGAAGCAAAAAAGCGAAGGTGCTCATCGACAGCGACGATGGCATGGTCACCAGCCTCAGCAAAATCGAATCCCAA TTTGGCATGTCAACCACGTCTTTAGACATGTCCGGCATGGACGACTATCTGCAGCTGCAGCAATACTTCATCGCCTACACAGTCTGCACCAAGCGTGGCTGCGCCACTCACCCACGAAGCATCGCTGAGAGGATTA gaaagaagagcaaggaatag
- the LOC119271277 gene encoding transcription factor bHLH81-like isoform X3 — protein MGMAMPVLMPSAVGESITVNNGSSDLSRSFSMSSSGDTNSNIMFFTPGSKKAKVLIDSDDGMVTSLSKIESQVGQASHFGMSTTSLDMSGMDDYLQLQQYFIAYTVCTKRGCATHPRSIAERIRKKSKE, from the exons ATGGGGATGGCCATGCCCGTGCTGATGCCGTCGGCCGTCGGTGAGAGCATCACCGTCAACAACGGCTCCAGCGACCTCTCCAGGAGCTTCTCCATGAGCTCCTCGGGTGACACCAACTCCAACATCATGTTCTTCACGCCCGGAAGCAAAAAAGCGAAGGTGCTCATCGACAGCGACGATGGCATGGTCACCAGCCTCAGCAAAATCGAATCCCAAGTAGGACAAGCTTCACAT TTTGGCATGTCAACCACGTCTTTAGACATGTCCGGCATGGACGACTATCTGCAGCTGCAGCAATACTTCATCGCCTACACAGTCTGCACCAAGCGTGGCTGCGCCACTCACCCACGAAGCATCGCTGAGAGGATTA gaaagaagagcaaggaatag